The Saccharopolyspora gloriosae genome window below encodes:
- a CDS encoding PaaX family transcriptional regulator — MPDVAELRARTEPQLLLTSLLGDHWYWRDEHIPSAALIRLLAEFGVGVDNARATMRRLAAKGLLTTSRVGRTTAYGIPPRTSDVIVDRTYRMLTFGGEAPEWDGMWTIVAFSVPEQARDVRTALRSRLRLLGFAALYDGLWVTPRDLAGAAGELVGELGIERATVLRATEVPGLAAGGPSAAFDLAPLAQEYRDFLHRYEPLRARLSEGRIEPAEALRRRTELRVDWRGFPERDPDLPAEMLPDEWRRADAQRLFLEIYDRLGPLAELRFRQVLAESDPELAELASHHDSELIAKLHADLGDHRARGDTPFERAVTARRLNALE; from the coding sequence ATGCCGGATGTCGCCGAGCTGAGGGCGCGCACCGAACCGCAGCTCCTGCTGACCTCATTGCTGGGGGACCACTGGTACTGGCGCGACGAGCACATCCCGTCCGCCGCGCTGATCCGGTTGCTCGCGGAATTCGGCGTCGGAGTGGACAACGCCAGGGCGACGATGCGCAGGCTCGCCGCGAAAGGACTGCTGACCACCTCGCGGGTCGGCCGCACCACCGCCTACGGCATCCCGCCGCGCACCAGCGACGTCATCGTCGACCGCACCTACCGGATGCTGACCTTCGGCGGCGAGGCCCCGGAGTGGGACGGGATGTGGACGATCGTCGCCTTCTCGGTGCCCGAGCAGGCCCGCGACGTGCGCACCGCGCTGCGCTCCCGGCTGCGCCTGCTCGGGTTCGCGGCGCTCTACGACGGGCTGTGGGTCACCCCGCGCGACCTGGCGGGCGCCGCGGGTGAGCTCGTCGGCGAACTCGGCATCGAACGCGCGACCGTCCTGCGCGCCACCGAGGTGCCCGGCCTGGCCGCGGGCGGCCCGTCCGCCGCGTTCGACCTGGCACCGCTGGCGCAGGAGTACCGGGACTTCCTGCACCGCTACGAACCGCTGCGGGCGAGGCTGTCCGAAGGGCGGATCGAACCCGCCGAAGCGCTGCGCCGGCGGACCGAACTGCGCGTGGACTGGCGGGGCTTCCCGGAGCGGGACCCCGACCTACCCGCCGAGATGCTCCCCGACGAGTGGCGGCGGGCCGACGCGCAGCGGCTGTTCCTGGAGATCTACGACCGGCTCGGACCGCTGGCGGAACTGCGGTTCCGGCAGGTCCTGGCGGAGTCGGACCCGGAGCTCGCCGAGCTCGCCTCGCACCACGACAGCGAGCTGATCGCGAAGCTGCACGCCGACCTCGGCGACCACCGCGCCCGCGGCGACACCCCGTTCGAACGAGCCGTGACGGCCCGCCGGCTCAACGCCCTGGAATGA
- a CDS encoding TraR/DksA family transcriptional regulator — translation MDEPTTGGPEPARARELLAAERAGALERIESLRRQLTSVREVSTWTGTDDEHDPEGATIAYERAQLHGLLTDATRELEALDRAAIRVREGSYGRCEGCGDDIAPARLEALPAASTCITCATRR, via the coding sequence ATGGACGAGCCGACCACCGGCGGCCCCGAACCCGCTCGCGCGCGGGAACTGCTGGCCGCGGAGCGCGCCGGGGCGCTGGAGCGGATCGAGTCCCTGCGGCGGCAGCTGACGTCCGTCCGGGAGGTCTCGACCTGGACGGGCACCGACGACGAGCACGACCCGGAAGGCGCGACCATCGCCTACGAGCGCGCCCAGCTGCACGGACTGCTCACCGACGCCACCCGCGAACTGGAGGCGCTGGACCGGGCGGCGATCCGCGTGCGGGAGGGTTCCTACGGGCGCTGCGAGGGCTGCGGCGACGACATCGCGCCCGCCCGCCTGGAGGCCCTTCCGGCCGCGAGCACGTGCATCACCTGCGCCACCCGCCGCTGA
- a CDS encoding amino acid ABC transporter permease yields the protein MSAPTAAADRHDVATAHGRIRPWRWVAGAVLALLAARLVAFLITNERFQWDVVAAHLFAPSVLAGLGTTVLLAVLAMAIGLVLGAVLAAAQLSDFGPFRWAATLYVGLFRGIPPLVQLIFWFNLAYLLPEMSIGVPFGPELLSWDTNELITPLTAGVIGLSLVESAYLAEIIRAGVLGIDQGQREAACAMGFTPGQTFFRIVLPQALRVIIPPSGSQFISVLKGTALVSVIAMNDLLHAVQVIYNQTYEIVPMLLVACFWYLAVVTLLTIGQRRLERRVARGHLREVHEGGSA from the coding sequence ATGAGCGCCCCCACCGCCGCCGCGGACCGCCACGACGTCGCCACCGCGCACGGCCGGATCCGGCCCTGGCGCTGGGTGGCGGGAGCGGTGCTGGCGCTGCTCGCCGCGCGCCTGGTCGCCTTCCTGATCACCAACGAGCGCTTCCAGTGGGACGTCGTCGCCGCGCACCTGTTCGCGCCCTCGGTGCTGGCCGGGCTCGGCACCACCGTGCTGCTGGCGGTGCTGGCGATGGCCATCGGCCTGGTGCTCGGGGCGGTGCTGGCGGCCGCGCAGCTGTCCGACTTCGGCCCGTTCCGGTGGGCCGCGACGCTCTACGTCGGGCTCTTCCGGGGCATTCCGCCGCTGGTGCAGCTGATCTTCTGGTTCAACCTGGCGTACCTGCTGCCGGAGATGAGCATCGGCGTGCCGTTCGGACCCGAGCTGCTGAGCTGGGACACCAACGAGCTCATCACCCCGCTGACCGCGGGCGTCATCGGGCTGTCGCTGGTCGAGTCCGCCTACCTCGCCGAGATCATCCGCGCCGGGGTGCTGGGCATCGACCAGGGCCAGCGCGAAGCGGCCTGCGCGATGGGCTTCACGCCCGGCCAGACGTTCTTCCGGATCGTGCTCCCGCAAGCTCTGCGGGTGATCATCCCGCCGAGCGGCAGCCAGTTCATCAGCGTCCTCAAGGGAACGGCGCTGGTCTCGGTGATCGCGATGAACGACCTGCTGCACGCCGTGCAGGTCATCTACAACCAGACCTACGAGATCGTGCCGATGCTGCTGGTCGCCTGCTTCTGGTACCTCGCCGTCGTCACGCTGCTCACCATCGGCCAGCGCCGCCTCGAACGGCGCGTCGCCCGCGGGCACCTCCGCGAAGTCCACGAAGGAGGGTCCGCATGA
- a CDS encoding transporter substrate-binding domain-containing protein, producing MRPSSGLPRSTLVVLAAAALALTGCGSGGAETIQPAPPGSNAALYDALPESVREAGVIRFAGDSHPPYRTVGPDGSITGIDKDFQDALSRILGVRTETIIVDSLPAALQGMLSDRYDVFNGPVKVTAARQKQFDTVTWMTARTSYAVPVNTAEPITTADALCGKSVAVVTASIVEDQLDQLSAHCERTGRAPVASIALADTNATLLAARSGRAAAAGMTQAAAIDLVAKDDTYDYVVQTEQQGATADKLALYTAEFSRLGPVLDEAFQQLFADGTYQRIMHEWGLDDATVPAPEYNAGKPA from the coding sequence ATGCGCCCTTCCTCCGGCTTACCCCGCTCGACGCTGGTCGTCCTCGCCGCCGCAGCCCTCGCGCTGACCGGCTGCGGATCCGGCGGCGCCGAGACCATCCAGCCCGCGCCTCCCGGTTCGAACGCCGCGCTCTACGACGCGCTGCCCGAATCGGTCCGGGAAGCAGGCGTGATCCGCTTCGCGGGCGACTCGCACCCGCCCTACCGGACGGTGGGGCCCGACGGCTCGATCACCGGCATCGACAAGGACTTCCAGGACGCGCTGAGCCGGATCCTCGGCGTGCGCACCGAAACGATCATCGTCGACAGCCTGCCCGCGGCCCTGCAAGGAATGCTGTCGGACCGCTACGACGTCTTCAACGGGCCGGTGAAGGTGACCGCCGCGCGCCAGAAGCAGTTCGACACCGTCACCTGGATGACCGCCCGCACCTCCTACGCGGTCCCCGTGAACACCGCGGAGCCGATCACCACGGCCGATGCGCTGTGCGGCAAGAGCGTCGCGGTCGTCACCGCCAGCATCGTCGAGGACCAGCTCGACCAGCTCTCCGCGCACTGCGAGCGCACCGGGCGCGCCCCCGTCGCGTCCATCGCACTCGCCGACACCAACGCCACGCTGCTCGCCGCCCGCTCCGGACGCGCCGCAGCCGCCGGGATGACCCAGGCCGCCGCCATCGACCTCGTAGCCAAGGACGACACCTACGACTACGTCGTGCAGACCGAGCAGCAAGGCGCCACCGCCGACAAGCTCGCCCTCTACACCGCCGAGTTCAGCAGGCTCGGACCCGTGCTCGACGAAGCGTTCCAGCAGCTGTTCGCCGACGGCACCTACCAGCGGATCATGCACGAGTGGGGGCTCGACGACGCCACCGTGCCCGCGCCCGAGTACAACGCCGGGAAGCCCGCATGA